The window CCCTCGTCGGCTCCTCCCAGGACGTCGGCGTGCTCGACGGCGAGTTGCATCTGCTCAACTCCAGCGACGTCACCTACGCGGTCGTACGCCCGGACGCACGCTCGCAGGAAATCATGTTCGACCGGGTAGCCGAACTGCCCGACCCGTTGTCTCGCGCCGTGGTCATCAACACCGCGACCCAGTTGCTGTTGCTCGGCGAACTTGCCCCCCGAATCGCGGCGAAGGCGGCCACCAAGGCACTTGCGAGCGAGCCCGTGGCAGGACTCGCGGAGAGTTTCGCGAGCCAGGGCTACCTGTTCGCCGACCGCTGGGCTCCGGGGGCGGAGTCAGCCGAACTGAAGGCCGCGCTGGCCGAGGCCTGCGTACGCCAGGTCGACCGCCCCGACGCCAGCCAGGCAGCCCTGCGGATGCTGGCCCAGTGTGCGACCAGTGACGCAGACTGGGCGATCCTGGAGGAGGCCGCCGCGAAGGCGACCGACACCGACCTCACCTGGCGGATGCTTGCTCGCCGAGCCGAACTGGGAGATCTCGATCGTGCTGCCGCCGACGCGTTGCTGACCGCCGACCCGGATCCCGACGCCCACATCCGGCACCTCATGGTGCTGGCTCAGGCCCCGGACACCGAGTCCAAGGACGAGGTCTGGAAGGCGTTCTTCGTGGATCGCTCGGTCCCCGCGAGCCGTGAGACGCTCGTGTTGGGGCAGATGTTCTGGCGGTCGGCACAGCACGAGCTGCTGGAGCCGTACACCTATCGCTACCTCGACGAACTCACCCGGATGGCCGGAGGCTTGCTCAACCAGGGCGTGGTCATCCGCGCGATGTATCCGCAAGGAGTGGGCGACGCGGCTTTCGCGGACGCTGCCGAGCACGCGACGAGCGGCGATGCGATCAGTGCGTACGCCAAGAACCAGGTGCGTGCCCAGACCTTCGTGCTGCGTCAGATCCTCACTGCTCGCACCCGCTGACTCGCAGACTGTGCCGGGTCGGTCTGGGTCAGGCCTCGTCGTCGTAGGTCCTGCGCAGTCCCGACTCATCGAGGGGGAACCGCTCGGAGCGCTGACGCTCGATGGCCGCACCGATCAGCCCGGCGAATAGCGGATGCGGCCGAGTCGGGCGCGAACGCAACTCCGGGTGCGCCTGGGTCGCGACGTAGTAGGGGTGGACGTCAGCAGGAAGCTCGACGAACTCGACCAGCCCCAGTTCCGGGTTGGTGCCGGAGAAGACCAGGCCCGCCCGCTCCAGGGCGTCGCGGTAGGTGTCGTTGAACTCGTAACGGTGACGGTGTCGCTCCTCGACCACGTCGCTGCCGTAGGTCGCATGCACGACCGTGCCGGGGATGAGTTGGGCCTTCTGCAGGCCCAGGCGCATGGTGCCGCCGAGGTCGCCAGCACCCTCCACGAACTGTTTCTGCTCCTCGATGGTGGAGATCACCGGCTCGGTCGTCTGCGGATCGAACTCCGTGGAACCGGCGCCCGTGACCTCGGCGACATTGCGGGCGTACTCGATCACCATGCACTGCAGACCCAGACAAATGCCCAGGGTGGGCAGCAGATGTGTGCGCGCGTGCGTGAAGGCACCGAGTTTGCCCTCGATCCCGCGAATGCCGAAGCCGCCTGGCACCAACACCGCGTCGACGTCGGCCAAGGCCCGTGCCGCGCCTTCAGGAGTCTCACATTCGTCCGACGGCACCCAGCGCAGGTGCACCTTCGCCTCATGCGCGAATCCACCCGCACGCAACGCTTCCGCGATCGAGAGGTACGCGTCCGGCAGGTCGATGTACTTGCCGACCAGCGCGACCGTGACCTCTTCGTTGGGGTGATGTACGCGGCGCAGCAGGTCGTCCCAGTCGGTCCAGTCGACGTCGCGCCAGGGCAGGTCGAGACGGCGTACGACGATCGCGTCCAGCCCCTCGCGGTGCAGCACCTTGGGGATGTCATAGATCGAAGGCGCATCGGCAGCCGTCACCACCGCGTCCTCGTCGACGTCACACATCAACGAGATCTTGCGTTTGATCCCGTCGGGGAGTTCTCGGTCTGAACGACACACGATCGCGTCCGGCTGGATGCCGATCGAGCGCAACGCAGCCACCGAGTGCTGGGTGGGCTTGGTCTTCAACTCCTGCGACGGTCCGATCCACGGCACCAGCGACACGTGGATGAAGAAGCAGTTGTCACGCCCGATGTCGTGGCGCACCTGGCGCGCTGCTTCCAGGAACGGCAGCGACTCGATGTCGCCGACCGTGCCGCCGACCTCGGTAATGACCACGTCGACGTCATCGCCGCCCATGCCGATGATGCGGTCCTTGATCTCGTTGGTGATGTGCGGGATGACCTGCACCGTGTCACCGAGGTAGTCCCCCCGGCGCTCGCGCGCGATCACGTTGGAATAGACCTGGCCAGTCGTCACGTTCGCGTCGCCGCTCAGGTCGCGGTCGAGGAACCGCTCGTAGTGGCCGATGTCGAGGTCGGTCTCCGCGCCGTCGTTGGTGACGAACACCTCGCCGTGCTGGAACGGGTTCATCGTGCCGGGATCGACGTTCAGGTAGGGATCCAACTTCTGCATCGTCACCCGGATCCCGCGTGCCTTGAGCAGGTTGCCGAGAGAGGACGCGGTCAATCCCTTGCCGAGAGAGGAGGCGACGCCCCCGGTGACGAAGATGTGCTTGGCAGGAGCGCGGCTACCGGAGGGCTTCACGGGCTTCAAGCCTACAACAGGTCACAGGTCTTCGTGGTCAGCGCGCCGACCGCGATTGCGCGGCCTCCAGGAGTTCGACGGCGTGTGCCTGGGCGCTGTCCGACTCCTCGACTCCGGCCAGCATCCGGGAGAGTTCACGTACGCGTCCCGGCTCGTCGAGCACGGTGAGCCCGCTGGTGGTGACGACACCGTCACTGGACTTCTCGATCAGCACGTGGCGATCCGCGAAGGCCGCGACCTGAGGGAGGTGGGTGACCACCAGCACCTGAGCGTCCTTGGCCAAGCGCGCGAGCCGGGCACCGATCTCGGTCGCCGCTCGTCCGCCCACGCCGGCATCCACCTCGTCGAAGACGAACGTCGGCACGTCACCGGAGCCGGCCAAGACGACCTCGAGTCCCAACATCACGCGGGAGAGTTCGCCGCCGGATGCGGTCTTGGCCAGGGAGCGTGGCTCGGATCCGGGGTTGGCGGCCAGACGAAACTCGATCTCGTCGACGCCTGTCCGACCGAAGGCGACCTCGCGTGACCCCACGGTGAGTCCGTCTGTCGTCACGTCGCGTTGTTGTACGACCAGGGCGAGCCGCGCGTGCGGCATCGCCAGCGCGTTGATCTCCTCTGTGACCCGGGCAGCCAGGTCGGCCGCAGCGTCGGTCCGCAACTGCGACAACTCCCCCGCCGCAGCGCCCAACTGCGTACGCAATGCCGCCCGCTCGGCGCGCAGCGTCTCGATCCGGGTGTCGGAGTCGTCGAGTGTGACGAGTCGGCGCGCGGCGTCCTCGCTCCAACGCAGCACGTCCTCGATGGTGTCGCCGTACTTGCGTTGCAGTGCGGTGAGTCCGGCGCGCCGCTCGGACACGGCGGCAAGCCTTGCCGGGTCGACGTCGACGTCGGCGGCGTACGAGGCCACGTCGGCCGCCAGGTCGGAGAGCAGATAAGAGACCTCGGCCAGCCGCTCGGCTAGCCCGGCCACCTCCGCATCATGCTCGCGTACGGCCTCCAACACCCGACGTGCCGCGGCCACCGCGCCGAGCGCGTCCGGGGCCTCGCGCTCGCTGCTCAGCGCTTCGCGGGCCGCTTCGGTGTGGGTGCGCAGCGTGTCGGCGTGTCCCAGTCGCGACTCCTCCTGCGCGAGCCTGACATCCTCCCCGGACTCGGGCGCCAACGCTGCGATCTCGCCGAGCCCGAAACGCAGCAGATCGGCCTCGCGTGCCCTCTCCCGGGCCAGGTCCACGAGTTCACGCAACTCGGCCTCAGCAGCGACGAGGCGGTCGTACGTCTCGACGTAGGCACCGAGAGTCTTCTGCAACGCCACCCCACCGAAGTGGTCGAGAGCGTCGAGTTGGGCCTGTGGTCGCACCAACCGGTGCTGATCGGACTGACCATGGACGGCGACGATGGGGGCAGTGAGCTCAGCCAGGGCCGCGATCGGCACCGCAGCACCACCCACGAATGCACGAGAGCGGCCTTCCGCCGCGACATGGCGAGCGAGCAGGACGCCCTCGTCCTCCACGACTCCGCCCAGTCCTTCGACCCCTGGTCGGATCAGTGCCAGGGAACGAGCCGCCACGATCCCCTCGATCCGCGCCTGACGCGCTCCGGTGCGTACGCCGCCGGAGTCCGCACGGCCCCCCAACAACAGGCCCAGAGCCGTGACGATCATCGTCTTGCCTGCGCCGGTCTCACCGCTAACCACGGTCAGCCCGGGCCCCAGCGGCAGCGTCGACGACTCGATCACTCCGAGGTCGGTGATCCGGAGTTCCTCGATCACGTCTCCGCGCTCCTGCGTTGTTCTCGGCGGCGCTCGGCCGCACCGCGCCACCCCTGCACAGGCAGGTCGAACTTGGCCACCAACCGGTCCGCGAAGGGCGCCGGGTGGAGTCGCACCAGCGGTACGGGGGTCGCCCCGCGACGGACCTCGATCCGAGCCCCGGGTGGCAGGTCGACGGCTCGCCGTCCGTCGCACCAGAGCACACCGGACGCAGACGTGCGCGACAGCACCTCGATCGCCAACGTAGAAGTCGGCGACACCACCATCGGCCGCGCGAACAACGCGTGCGCGCTGATCGGGACCATCAGCAGCGCCTGCACTCCCGGCCAGACGATCGGGCCGCCGGCGGAGAAGTTGTAGGCGGTGCTCCCAGTCGGCGTCGCGCACACCACGCCATCACAACCCCAGCGTGAGACCGGCCGGTCATCGATCTCGACGACCACCTCGAGCATCCGCTCACGGGCCGCCTTCTCGACGCTTGCCTCGTTGAGGGCGAAGCTGCGCAGCACGACCTCGCCGTCGTGCCAGACGGTGACGTCGACAGTCAGTCGATCCTCGATCTCGTAGCGACGCTCGATCACTGCCGAGACGACGCTGTCGAGATCCTCGGCTTCGGCTTCGGCAAGGAAACCCACATGGCCGAGGTTGATACCCAGCAACGGGGTGCCGCTGGCGTGGGTCACTTCGGCCGCGCGAAGGATCGTGCCATCGCCTCCGATGACCAGGGCCAGTTCGCATCCCTGACCGGCATCGTCTAGCGAGTCGGTGAGTTCAACCTGGCCGTCGACACCAAGCGAGGCCGCGTCGTCGGTCGTCATCCGGACGGTCAGGCCCGCGCCGAGGAGAGCTGCGAGCGTACGAGCCGCCGCGTCACGCGCATCGTCTCGTCCGGTATGCGCCAGCAGCAACACCGTGCGGCCAAGCAGCATGTCCTCTCCGCGCACCGTCATGGCTCCAGCCTCTCACCAGACGCCGACAGTGTGGCGGTGCGCTCTGCTTCGGCCCGGATCTCATCGTCACCGACCAGCGGTGGTGCGTGCCTGAGCCAGATGAAGAACTCGACGTTGCCGGACGGCCCGGGCAACGGACTCGTCGCCACCGCTTGCAGTCCCCAACCCAGTTCGCCGGCAGTTCGGACGACTTCGCCGACGGACTCGGCGCGCAGCACCGGATCGCGTACGACTCCACCTTTGCCCACTCGATCCTTGCCGACCTCGAACTGTGGCTTGACCATCAACGCCATGTCACCCTCGGTCGCTGTGACCCGAGACAGGGCGGGGAGCACGAGTCGAAGCGAAATGAACGACAGGTCCCCGACCACGACGTCCACCGGGCCGCCGATGAGTTCCACGGTGAGGTCGCGGATGTTGGTGCGGTCGTGGACACGAACGCGCTCGTCCGCGCGCAGCGGCCAGGCAAGCTGGCCGTAGCCCACATCCACCGCGACCACCTCACCGGCACCGTGCCGAAGCAGCACATCAGTGAAGCCGCCGGTCGAGGCACCCGCGTCCAAGCATCTGCGTCCAGCGATCAGCAAGCCGCGCGGCCCGAAGGCCGTGAGTGCTCCCTGGAGTTTGTGTCCGCCCCGGGAGACGTACTCGACACGGTCCGGATCGGCCGTGACCACGATGGCGACATCTGTCGTGACGCCGGTCGCGGGCTTGTGGGCCACTGTCCCGGACACCTTGACCTGTCCGGCACCGATCAGTTCGCTGGCGTGCTCTCGCGAACGCGCCAGACCACGGCGTACCAACTCGGCATCCAGCCGCAAACGTCGGGGACCCAAGTCAGTGGGCGCTATGGGAGCGGGGGCCGTCGGCGGCAACGCTGTCGGCGGCAACGCTGTCGGCGGCAACGCCGTCGGTGTGCACGCCTCCAGAGTCGTCGCCGCGCAAGGTACGCCGCAGCGTCTGGTGGATCTCCTCGAAGACTGCAGCGTGCTCCGAGACCGACAACTCGTCGAGCTCGGCGAGGCGGGCAAGCGCGTCATCGACTCCCGCGTGTGCTGCGGACGCCGACGCTTCCTGGTCGGAGGAATCCTGCGGCTGACTCATGTCGGCACACTACCGTCGAAGGCCGCCGGCTCGCCGGACGCGTCGAGGTGTGCCCACCCGGCCTCGGCCGCAGCCCGCCACCAGTCGTCAGCGGCGCCTCGACCCGTGACGACGAGGCGGCCCTGCGTCACCTGTGCCGACCATCCGCGGACCCGGAAAGCCTCACCCTCACGCTCAACGTGAGGATGAGAGTCGAGCAATCCGCGCAGGTCGACGGCCAGATAAGTCGGACGCTCGCCCGGTCCGGCGGTCAGCAGTTCCGTGATGCCCGTGACTCCAGTGAGGACGAGAAGCGACGGAATCTCAGCCTGGACGGCGCCTTGGATATCGGTGTCCAGACGGTCGCCCACCATCAACGGTCGGTGCGACGCGATCCGTTCCAGCGTCTCGTCGAACAACGGGCGGGCGGGCTTGCCGGCGATCTTGGCTTCTGCCTCACCGAACTTCCTCAACAGATCGACAAGTACCCCATGGCCGGGCGCGACTCCGAAGGCTGTCGGGATGGTCCGATCGGCATTGCTGGCGTAGTACGGCAGCCCCTCTCGGATGCGCACGGCGGCGTGCATGATGTCGCCCCAGGACACGTCCGGGCCGTAGCCCGACACCATTGCGACCACGTCGTCTTCCTGGACGCCGCAGACCTGTAACCCCTCGGCCGACAGCGCCTCCTTCAAACCGCTCCCCCCGAGCACGGCAACTCGAGACCCGGTGCCGAAGTCGTTCACCAACAGGTGGGCCACCGCCTGCGCTGACGTGACGACCTCGTCCGGGGTCGCCACCACTCCCACCCGCTCGAGTTTGTCGACCACATCGGCCGGTGGACGAGACGCGTTGTTGGTGATGTAGGCCACCGAGGTGTTCCCCCCGCGGACCTCGGCGATTGCTTCGGCGGCGTGGGCCACCGGGCCATCACCCACATAGACGACGCCGTCGAGGTCGAACATGACCAGATCGAAGCCCTCGATCAGCGGACCCTCGCTCGCCTTCAACACCCGACTCACTGCCTTTCGTGCCACCGGGACCCGGCGTTGTTGGCACCCCGTACGATGCTGCGATGGAGTCCATGGCGACGCAGACGCCGCCGTACCTGGCCTCTCCACTGACATTGCTGCCTTTTGTCGGCCTGACGATCTCTCCGACCAAGGTCGGCGAACATGCTGCCGCCCGCGCGACAGCCCGACCCTATCGTGACGTGGCTGCTCGCCTCCTGCGCTGGCAGGCCCAAGGACGCATCCTGCGCGACCGGTCGCCCGCCGTGTACGTGCACGAATACTCCGGTGACGGCCTTACCGTGCGGGGTCTGGTCGGCCTGATCCCACTGTCTCGGCGGGCACGTTCCCACAACGAACGCGCGGTCTTTCCCCACGAGGGCGTGTATCAGACTCAGTCGGAACAGCTGGCCAGCCGGATGGCTGAGATGCGGATCAACCCTGCGCCGATCCTACTGGTGCATCAGGGGCGCGCCCGTCTGCGCGGCTGGATGGACGAGATCACCAAGGAATCGCCGCTGCATCAGTTCCAAGATCGCGCCGGCCAGCAGCACCGCGTGTGGGCTATCCGCGGCGAGTCCGACCTCCAGGCGTTGCAGCGCATCATCGCCAAGACGCAGGCGATCATCGCGGACGGACACCACCGCTACACCGCGTATCTGCGCCTTCAGGCAGAGCACCCGGGTACCGGCTGGGATTTCGGACTGGCCATGCTGGTCGACCAGGCTGACACTCCCCTCTTCCTCGGAGCCATCCACCGGGTGCTGCACGGCGTGGATCTGGCCACGCTCGGCGATGCTGTCGCGGGCACTCCCCACCGCCTGGAGATCCGATCGCGCGAGCGGGCGCTTGAAGTGCTCAGCCCCGACTGCGTGGTTGTGAGCGATTCGAGGAGTTGGGCGATCCTCCGGCTCGCCCTGCTGCCAGGACAGATTGCGGTGGGAGTTCTCCACGACGAACTCCTGTCTGCTCTCGCGCCCGCACCCACCAGCGTCGACTACCACCACTCGGTAGAGTCCGCGCTCCAAGGCGCACGGCGCGGTCGAGCAGTGGCCGTCATCTTGCCGGCGCCGACCTTCGATCAGGTCCGCGATGCCGTCACCCATGATCGGTTGCTGCCGCAAAAGGCGACCTCGTTCCAGCCCAAGCCCAGCGTCGGTGTCCTTATGCGCTCGCTCGACGAATGATCTTGCCCTGGCTCATCTCCACCTCCACTCTCGAGCCCTTCCCCGCCCCGGTCGAAAAGAACCGGCGTCGCAACCGCCCGTGCACCTGAACGACGTCACCGGCTTGCCAGGTCAGCACCTTGCGTTGGGATGCCTTGCTCCAGGCGCAGCAATCGAAGGTGTCCACCGAAGGTCCCGGACGCCCCCGCCGCGAGCGCGGCTCGCGAGGCACCACGATCCGGAACGTGATCAATCGATCTCCCGAGGGCAGATCCCGTTCCTCGGGCGCTGCCGCCACTCGACCCCGCAGGCTCACGGCATTGTCGAACACCTGCTCTTCCACCTGTGCTGTCATCTCGCACCTCCTGGCCGAAGACACTGCCGAAAGTCACCGACAATGCCACCGATCGGGAACCGACCCTGTGGACAACTGGGCGCAAAGGCCGGACTGTGGAGAAGAAGTGGCTCCCATCAGCATCTGGGAGCGACGAAGGCCCCAAGATTTGCCACCGAAATTGCGTGTAGCGGGCCCGTGTGGGCCCGCTACAGCGTGGTGTGTGTTCGGCGGCGTCCTACTCTCCCACAGCCTCTCGGTTGCAGTACCATCGGCGCTGAGAGGCTTAACTTCCGGGTTCGGGATGGGTCCGGGTGTTTCCCTCTCGCTGTGGCCGCCGTAACTCTATTCAACTATCCCATTCTTGTTGTGGTCCCCCCGGGGTATTGGCCGGGGGGTTGGGTTTGTTGTTTCAGATTTTGTATAGGGACGCGAGTTTCTTGGTTGTGTTTGTTACGTTGCGCGGGTTTGTTTGTGTTTGGGGGCAAGCCCTCGGCCTATTAGTACCGGTCGGCTGGGCATTGCTGCTGTACACCTCCGGCCTATCAACCCACTAGTCTGGTGGGGGCCTTAACCCCTCAATGGGGGTGGGAAACCTTATCTTGAAACGTGCTTCCCGCTTAGATGCGTTCAGCGGTTATCACTTCCGAACGTAGCTAACCAGCCGTGCTCCTGGCGGAACAACTGGCACACCAGAGGTTCGTCCATCCCGGTCCTCTCGTACTAGGGACAGCCTTTCTCAAGTTTCCTGCGCGCGCGGCGGATAGGGACCGAACTGTCTCACGACGTTCTAAACCCAGCTCGCGTGCCGCTTTAATGGGCGAACAGCCCAACCCTTGGGACCTACTCCAGCCCCAGGATGCGACGAGCCGACATCGAGGTGCCAAACCATCCCGTCGATATGGACTCTTGGGGAAGATCAGCCTGTTATCCCCGGGGTACCTTTTATCCGTTGAGTGACCACGCTTCCACATGCCGTGGCCAGATCACTAGTTCCGACTTTCGTCCCTGCTCGACATGTCTGTCTCACAGTCAAGCTCCCTTGTGCACTTACACTCGACACCTGATTGCCAACCAGGCTGAGGGAACCTTTGAGCGCCTCCGTTACATTTTAGGAGGCAACCGCCCCAGTTAAACTACCCATCAGGCACTGTCCCTGAACCGGATCACGGTCCGAGGTTAGATATCTAGTACGACCAGAGTGGTATTTCAACGTTGACTCCACCCCAACTGGCGTCGAGGTTTCACAGTCTCCCACCTATCCTACACAAGCCGAACCAAACACCAATACCAAACTATAGTAAAGGTCCCGGGGTCTTTCCGTCCTGCCGCGCGTAACGAGCATCTTTACTCGTAGTGCAATTTCGCCGAGTCCATGGTTGAGACAGCGCCCAAGTCGTTACTCCATTCGTGCAGGTCGGAACTTACCCGACAAGGAATTTCGCTACCTTAGGATGGTTATAGTTACCACCGCCGTTTACTGGGGCTTAAATTCTCAGCTTCGACCCCGAAGGGTCTAACCGGTCCTCTTAACCTTCCAGCACCGGGCAGGAGTCAGTCCGTATACATCGTCTTACAACTTCGCACGGACCTGTGTTTTTAGTAAACAGTCGCTTGGGCCTGGTCTCTGCGACCCACACCCGCTTCCCCACGCAAGGTGGTTCACGAGATGGGTCCCCCTTCTCCCGAAGTTACGGGGGTATTTTGCCGAGTTCCTTAACCATGGTTCGCTCGATCGCCTTGGTATTCTCTACCTGATCACCTGAGTCGGTTTGGGGTACGGGCGGCGCATAGCTCGCTAGAGGTTTTTCTCGACAGCATAGGATCACCCACTTCACCATAAACGGCTCCCCATCACACCTCAGACCTATGAACTCCCGGATTTGCCTAAGAGTTCGTCCTACATGCTTGGCCACGGACTACCATCGCCGTGGTTGGACTACCTTCCTGCGTCACCCCATCGCTTGACTACTACCCGCTCGGGTCCCACGCTCCACACACCACTGCTCTCCCGAAGGAGAACTGATGGGTGCTTCGGGTGGTTAGCATCACGGACCTCGTCATGGGCGCTACTTTGCCGGTACCAGAATATCAACTGGTTGTCCATCGACTACGCCTGTCGGCCTCGCCTTAGGTCCCGACTTACCCAGGGCAGATTAGCTTGACCCTGGAACCCTTGATCATTCGGCGCACATGTTTCTCACATATGATTCGCTACTCATGCCTGCATTCTCACTCGTGTCACCTCCACACCTACATCACTGTGGCGCTTCCCTGGTGACACGACGCTCCCCTACCCATCCACACCACTGAACCAACCACAAAGGCGGCTTGTGTTACGCATGAATGCCATAGCTTCGGCGGATGACTTGAGCCCCGCTACATTGTCGGCGCGGAATCACTTGACCAGTGAGCTATTACGCACTCTTTCAAGGGTGGCTGCTTCCAAGCCAACCTCCTGGTTGTCACTGCGACTCCACATCCTTTTCCACTTAGTCACCGCTTAGGGGCCTTAGCTGATGGTCTGGGCTGTTTCCCTCTCGACTACGGAGCTTATCCCCCGCAGTCTCACTGCTGCGCTCTCACTTACCGGCATTCGGAGTTTGGCTAACGTCAGTAACCTTGTAGGGCCCATCGGCTATCCAGTGCTCTACCTCCGGCAAGAAACACGCAACGCTGCACCTAAATGCATTTCGGGGAGAACCAGCTATCACGGAGTTTGATTGG of the Nocardioides sp. genome contains:
- a CDS encoding CTP synthase, with product MKPSGSRAPAKHIFVTGGVASSLGKGLTASSLGNLLKARGIRVTMQKLDPYLNVDPGTMNPFQHGEVFVTNDGAETDLDIGHYERFLDRDLSGDANVTTGQVYSNVIARERRGDYLGDTVQVIPHITNEIKDRIIGMGGDDVDVVITEVGGTVGDIESLPFLEAARQVRHDIGRDNCFFIHVSLVPWIGPSQELKTKPTQHSVAALRSIGIQPDAIVCRSDRELPDGIKRKISLMCDVDEDAVVTAADAPSIYDIPKVLHREGLDAIVVRRLDLPWRDVDWTDWDDLLRRVHHPNEEVTVALVGKYIDLPDAYLSIAEALRAGGFAHEAKVHLRWVPSDECETPEGAARALADVDAVLVPGGFGIRGIEGKLGAFTHARTHLLPTLGICLGLQCMVIEYARNVAEVTGAGSTEFDPQTTEPVISTIEEQKQFVEGAGDLGGTMRLGLQKAQLIPGTVVHATYGSDVVEERHRHRYEFNDTYRDALERAGLVFSGTNPELGLVEFVELPADVHPYYVATQAHPELRSRPTRPHPLFAGLIGAAIERQRSERFPLDESGLRRTYDDEA
- the recN gene encoding DNA repair protein RecN, whose amino-acid sequence is MIEELRITDLGVIESSTLPLGPGLTVVSGETGAGKTMIVTALGLLLGGRADSGGVRTGARQARIEGIVAARSLALIRPGVEGLGGVVEDEGVLLARHVAAEGRSRAFVGGAAVPIAALAELTAPIVAVHGQSDQHRLVRPQAQLDALDHFGGVALQKTLGAYVETYDRLVAAEAELRELVDLARERAREADLLRFGLGEIAALAPESGEDVRLAQEESRLGHADTLRTHTEAAREALSSEREAPDALGAVAAARRVLEAVREHDAEVAGLAERLAEVSYLLSDLAADVASYAADVDVDPARLAAVSERRAGLTALQRKYGDTIEDVLRWSEDAARRLVTLDDSDTRIETLRAERAALRTQLGAAAGELSQLRTDAAADLAARVTEEINALAMPHARLALVVQQRDVTTDGLTVGSREVAFGRTGVDEIEFRLAANPGSEPRSLAKTASGGELSRVMLGLEVVLAGSGDVPTFVFDEVDAGVGGRAATEIGARLARLAKDAQVLVVTHLPQVAAFADRHVLIEKSSDGVVTTSGLTVLDEPGRVRELSRMLAGVEESDSAQAHAVELLEAAQSRSAR
- a CDS encoding NAD kinase — protein: MTVRGEDMLLGRTVLLLAHTGRDDARDAAARTLAALLGAGLTVRMTTDDAASLGVDGQVELTDSLDDAGQGCELALVIGGDGTILRAAEVTHASGTPLLGINLGHVGFLAEAEAEDLDSVVSAVIERRYEIEDRLTVDVTVWHDGEVVLRSFALNEASVEKAARERMLEVVVEIDDRPVSRWGCDGVVCATPTGSTAYNFSAGGPIVWPGVQALLMVPISAHALFARPMVVSPTSTLAIEVLSRTSASGVLWCDGRRAVDLPPGARIEVRRGATPVPLVRLHPAPFADRLVAKFDLPVQGWRGAAERRREQRRSAET
- a CDS encoding TlyA family RNA methyltransferase, with translation MGPRRLRLDAELVRRGLARSREHASELIGAGQVKVSGTVAHKPATGVTTDVAIVVTADPDRVEYVSRGGHKLQGALTAFGPRGLLIAGRRCLDAGASTGGFTDVLLRHGAGEVVAVDVGYGQLAWPLRADERVRVHDRTNIRDLTVELIGGPVDVVVGDLSFISLRLVLPALSRVTATEGDMALMVKPQFEVGKDRVGKGGVVRDPVLRAESVGEVVRTAGELGWGLQAVATSPLPGPSGNVEFFIWLRHAPPLVGDDEIRAEAERTATLSASGERLEP
- a CDS encoding HAD-IIA family hydrolase; protein product: MSRVLKASEGPLIEGFDLVMFDLDGVVYVGDGPVAHAAEAIAEVRGGNTSVAYITNNASRPPADVVDKLERVGVVATPDEVVTSAQAVAHLLVNDFGTGSRVAVLGGSGLKEALSAEGLQVCGVQEDDVVAMVSGYGPDVSWGDIMHAAVRIREGLPYYASNADRTIPTAFGVAPGHGVLVDLLRKFGEAEAKIAGKPARPLFDETLERIASHRPLMVGDRLDTDIQGAVQAEIPSLLVLTGVTGITELLTAGPGERPTYLAVDLRGLLDSHPHVEREGEAFRVRGWSAQVTQGRLVVTGRGAADDWWRAAAEAGWAHLDASGEPAAFDGSVPT
- a CDS encoding DUF1015 family protein, which codes for MESMATQTPPYLASPLTLLPFVGLTISPTKVGEHAAARATARPYRDVAARLLRWQAQGRILRDRSPAVYVHEYSGDGLTVRGLVGLIPLSRRARSHNERAVFPHEGVYQTQSEQLASRMAEMRINPAPILLVHQGRARLRGWMDEITKESPLHQFQDRAGQQHRVWAIRGESDLQALQRIIAKTQAIIADGHHRYTAYLRLQAEHPGTGWDFGLAMLVDQADTPLFLGAIHRVLHGVDLATLGDAVAGTPHRLEIRSRERALEVLSPDCVVVSDSRSWAILRLALLPGQIAVGVLHDELLSALAPAPTSVDYHHSVESALQGARRGRAVAVILPAPTFDQVRDAVTHDRLLPQKATSFQPKPSVGVLMRSLDE
- a CDS encoding single-stranded DNA-binding protein, which codes for MTAQVEEQVFDNAVSLRGRVAAAPEERDLPSGDRLITFRIVVPREPRSRRGRPGPSVDTFDCCAWSKASQRKVLTWQAGDVVQVHGRLRRRFFSTGAGKGSRVEVEMSQGKIIRRASA